A genomic region of Mycobacterium sp. Aquia_213 contains the following coding sequences:
- a CDS encoding response regulator, producing the protein MTPAGRAVEILLIEDDPGDELITREALEHNKFQNRLHVAHDGEEGLDFLYKRGQFEGAPRPDLILLDLNLPKYDGRQLLEKVKSDADLARIPVVVLTTSSAEEDILRSYKLHANAYVAKPVDLDQFISAVRQIDEFFLQVVRLPRA; encoded by the coding sequence ATGACGCCAGCCGGCAGAGCAGTCGAGATTCTGCTCATCGAAGACGACCCTGGAGACGAACTCATTACCCGGGAAGCGTTGGAGCACAACAAGTTTCAGAATCGACTACATGTCGCGCACGACGGCGAAGAGGGGCTGGACTTCCTCTATAAGCGCGGTCAGTTCGAGGGCGCGCCGCGACCGGATCTCATCCTGCTGGATCTGAACCTGCCGAAGTATGACGGGCGGCAGTTGCTGGAAAAGGTGAAGTCCGACGCGGATCTCGCGCGCATCCCGGTCGTCGTGCTCACCACTTCCTCGGCGGAGGAGGACATCCTGCGCAGCTACAAGCTGCACGCCAACGCCTATGTCGCCAAGCCGGTCGACCTCGACCAATTCATCAGCGCGGTGCGGCAGATCGACGAGTTCTTCCTTCAGGTGGTGCGCCTGCCGCGCGCGTAG
- a CDS encoding sensor histidine kinase has protein sequence MTEPHPRAQLTVRGWLFLILLSMGVLVLAGAIAGAALLNRTDELSRSLSEQIAPARVASYQLQAALRDQETGVRGYAISADRQFLTPYYDGQHAEHAAAEEIRRLLGGRVDLINDLDAIERAAANWRASSAEPLIATVKPNVPDVVNSRVADRGKAEFDHLRELFDIQNVDFAAASAHATDEFKDMTAWRNWVLFAVVLVFFGLAITLGLVTRAAITLPLAALAASCRRITEGTFTETITPPRRPRDLRDMAIDVENMRQRVVSALDISRAAEARLDEQAIELKRSNAELEQFAYVASHDLQEPLRKVASFCQLLEKRYGDQLDERGAEYINYAVDGAKRMQVLINDLLSFSRVGRVRVKQTAVELDATLDAAVANLATAIEESHTEIVRPRQPLPQVVGDPTLLTMLWQNLIGNAIKFRHVDRPPRIVIDCELRTDTRQWLLTLSDNGIGIAEEFTEKVFVIFQRLHGRDVYPGTGVGLALVKKIVEYHDGAIRIDTTYTDGTRFEFTLPAPVDAERPTALEGAHQ, from the coding sequence ATCACCGAGCCGCACCCGCGAGCTCAGCTCACCGTCCGCGGGTGGCTGTTCCTCATCTTGCTCAGCATGGGCGTGCTGGTGCTCGCCGGTGCGATAGCGGGTGCGGCGCTGCTGAACCGCACCGACGAACTCTCGCGCAGCCTGAGCGAACAGATTGCCCCGGCCCGGGTGGCCTCCTACCAGCTGCAGGCGGCATTGCGCGACCAGGAAACCGGCGTGCGCGGCTACGCGATCTCTGCCGATCGGCAGTTCCTCACGCCTTACTACGACGGCCAGCACGCCGAACACGCAGCGGCCGAGGAGATCCGGCGGTTACTCGGCGGACGGGTGGACCTGATCAACGACCTGGATGCGATCGAGAGGGCCGCGGCCAACTGGCGGGCCAGCTCCGCGGAGCCGCTGATCGCGACCGTGAAGCCCAATGTCCCGGACGTGGTGAACAGTAGGGTCGCCGACCGCGGTAAAGCCGAATTCGACCATCTGCGTGAGCTTTTCGATATTCAAAATGTGGATTTCGCCGCGGCGTCCGCGCATGCCACTGACGAATTTAAAGACATGACTGCCTGGCGAAACTGGGTGCTTTTCGCGGTAGTCCTGGTGTTCTTCGGTCTGGCCATCACGCTGGGTCTGGTGACCCGGGCCGCGATCACCCTTCCGCTCGCGGCGCTGGCCGCGTCGTGCCGGCGGATCACCGAGGGCACCTTCACCGAAACCATCACGCCCCCAAGGCGGCCCAGGGACCTCCGGGACATGGCCATCGACGTCGAGAACATGCGGCAGCGCGTCGTCTCGGCACTCGACATCTCGCGGGCGGCCGAGGCGCGATTGGACGAGCAGGCAATCGAATTGAAGCGTTCCAACGCCGAACTCGAGCAGTTCGCCTACGTCGCTTCGCACGATCTGCAGGAACCGCTGCGCAAGGTCGCCTCGTTCTGTCAGTTACTCGAGAAACGCTACGGCGACCAGCTCGACGAACGCGGTGCCGAATACATCAACTACGCGGTCGACGGTGCCAAACGCATGCAGGTGCTGATCAACGACCTGCTGAGCTTCTCCAGGGTCGGCCGGGTGCGCGTCAAGCAGACCGCGGTCGAGCTGGACGCGACGCTGGATGCGGCCGTGGCCAACCTTGCCACCGCGATCGAGGAATCCCACACCGAGATCGTGCGTCCACGTCAGCCGTTGCCTCAGGTTGTCGGGGACCCGACACTGTTGACGATGTTGTGGCAGAACCTGATTGGCAACGCGATCAAGTTCCGCCACGTTGACCGGCCGCCCCGGATCGTCATCGACTGCGAACTGCGCACCGATACGCGCCAGTGGCTGCTGACCCTGTCGGACAACGGTATCGGCATTGCCGAGGAGTTCACCGAGAAGGTCTTCGTCATCTTCCAGCGGCTGCACGGCCGCGACGTGTACCCCGGAACGGGTGTCGGCCTGGCGCTGGTGAAAAAGATCGTCGAATATCACGACGGCGCCATTCGGATCGACACGACCTACACCGACGGAACCCGATTCGAATTCACGCTCCCCGCACCGGTGGACGCGGAACGCCCAACCGCCCTGGAAGGAGCCCACCAATGA
- a CDS encoding PP2C family protein-serine/threonine phosphatase, producing the protein MLSPVTPAANWQTLSLLLVEDDRADAVLVEDLITGAVDDIKVTWAQSMAHAERELAAARPDCVLLDLHLPDASGIEALNRIAARDATVPIVVLTGLNDEYFGASAVAAGAQDYLVKGRVEPDMLRRALLYAIERKRVELIAADLQASQLRARENALLERGLLPSPLLLDNPGVQIVARYRPSRADALLCGDFYDVVQTADRVVHVLIGDVAGHGPHEAALGAALRIAWRALTFAGVRAAELMRQLERILHAERTGSGIFATVLSLEIAPDTPLITSIRAGHPGMLRQGAGRVEWVEPPGGPALGLSGDDWPQHELELPVGQGLLLLTDGLFEGYCGTGNERLGEDGLLALARTHGGLPGPAFVDALIDGAEQLAQPRGGLTDDIAVVRVERTAT; encoded by the coding sequence ATGCTTAGCCCAGTCACCCCGGCCGCGAACTGGCAGACCTTGTCGTTGCTCTTGGTCGAAGACGACCGGGCCGACGCGGTGCTCGTCGAAGACCTGATCACCGGCGCGGTCGACGACATCAAGGTGACGTGGGCACAGTCGATGGCCCACGCCGAGCGCGAGCTGGCCGCAGCCCGGCCCGACTGTGTGCTGCTGGACCTGCACCTGCCCGACGCCAGCGGCATCGAGGCGCTGAACCGCATCGCCGCGCGCGACGCGACGGTGCCGATCGTGGTGCTGACCGGGCTGAATGACGAGTACTTCGGCGCCTCCGCCGTCGCGGCCGGGGCGCAGGACTATCTGGTCAAGGGCCGGGTCGAACCCGACATGCTGCGCCGCGCGCTGCTGTACGCGATCGAGCGCAAGCGGGTCGAGCTCATCGCCGCGGATCTGCAGGCCAGTCAGCTTCGGGCCCGGGAGAACGCCCTGCTGGAACGCGGCCTGCTGCCGTCCCCGTTACTGCTGGACAATCCGGGTGTCCAGATCGTGGCCCGGTACCGGCCGAGCCGCGCGGACGCGTTGCTGTGCGGTGACTTCTATGACGTCGTGCAGACGGCGGACCGGGTGGTGCACGTCCTGATCGGCGACGTCGCCGGGCACGGGCCCCACGAGGCGGCGCTGGGCGCGGCGCTGCGCATCGCGTGGCGCGCGCTCACGTTCGCCGGCGTGCGCGCCGCCGAACTGATGCGCCAGCTCGAGCGGATTCTGCACGCCGAACGAACCGGCAGTGGGATCTTCGCGACGGTCTTGTCCCTCGAGATCGCACCCGACACCCCGCTCATCACCTCGATCCGGGCCGGCCATCCGGGCATGTTGCGCCAAGGCGCCGGAAGGGTGGAATGGGTGGAGCCGCCGGGCGGCCCGGCGCTGGGCCTCAGCGGCGACGACTGGCCGCAGCATGAGCTGGAATTGCCGGTGGGGCAGGGGCTGCTGCTGCTCACCGATGGGCTTTTCGAGGGATACTGCGGGACCGGCAACGAGCGACTGGGGGAGGACGGCTTGCTTGCACTGGCGCGTACCCACGGCGGTCTGCCGGGTCCGGCGTTCGTCGACGCGTTGATCGACGGTGCCGAGCAACTCGCTCAGCCGCGCGGCGGGCTCACCGATGACATCGCCGTCGTTCGCGTAGAGCGGACGGCGACGTGA
- a CDS encoding acyl-CoA dehydrogenase, protein MAGWAGHPDFDLFQLPEEHQELRAAIRALAEKEIAPHAADVDENARFPQEALDALNASGFNAVHVPEEYGGQGADSVAACIVIEEVARVDTSASLIPAVNKLGTMGLILRGSDELKKQVLPSIADGSAMASYALSEREAGSDAAAMRTRAKADGDDWILNGAKCWITNGGKSTWYTVMAVTDPDKGANGISSFIVHKDDEGFTVGPKEKKLGIKGSPTTELYFENCRIPGDRIIGEPGTGFKTALATLDHTRPTIGAQAVGIAQGAVDAAIAYTKDRKQFGESISSFQAVQFMLADMAMKVEAARLMVYSAAARAERGESNLGFISAASKCFASDVAMEVTTDAVQLFGGAGYTIDFPVERMMRDAKITQIYEGTNQIQRVVMSRALLR, encoded by the coding sequence ATGGCTGGATGGGCCGGACACCCCGACTTCGATTTGTTCCAATTGCCCGAGGAACACCAGGAGTTAAGGGCCGCGATTCGGGCGCTGGCGGAAAAGGAAATCGCTCCGCACGCCGCCGATGTGGATGAGAATGCGCGGTTCCCGCAGGAGGCGCTGGACGCGCTGAACGCGTCGGGTTTCAACGCCGTGCACGTGCCCGAGGAGTACGGCGGCCAGGGCGCGGACTCCGTCGCGGCCTGCATCGTCATCGAAGAGGTTGCCCGGGTCGACACGTCGGCTTCGCTGATCCCGGCGGTGAACAAGCTCGGCACCATGGGCCTGATCCTGCGCGGCTCCGACGAACTGAAGAAACAGGTATTGCCGTCGATCGCCGATGGCAGCGCGATGGCGTCCTACGCCCTGAGTGAGCGTGAAGCCGGCAGTGACGCGGCCGCGATGCGCACCCGCGCCAAGGCCGACGGGGACGACTGGATTCTCAACGGCGCCAAGTGCTGGATCACCAACGGCGGCAAGTCAACCTGGTACACCGTGATGGCGGTGACCGATCCCGACAAGGGCGCCAACGGCATCTCGTCGTTCATCGTGCACAAGGACGACGAGGGATTCACCGTCGGTCCCAAAGAGAAGAAACTCGGCATCAAGGGCTCACCGACCACCGAGCTCTACTTCGAGAACTGCCGCATCCCGGGCGACCGGATCATCGGCGAGCCCGGCACCGGCTTCAAGACGGCGCTGGCCACCCTGGATCACACCCGTCCGACGATCGGCGCCCAGGCCGTCGGCATCGCGCAGGGCGCGGTGGACGCCGCCATCGCATATACCAAGGACCGCAAGCAGTTCGGCGAGTCGATCAGCAGCTTCCAGGCCGTGCAGTTCATGTTGGCCGATATGGCGATGAAGGTCGAGGCCGCTCGGTTGATGGTCTACAGCGCCGCCGCGCGGGCCGAACGTGGCGAGTCGAATCTGGGTTTCATCTCGGCGGCCTCGAAATGCTTCGCCTCCGATGTCGCGATGGAGGTCACCACCGACGCCGTGCAGCTGTTCGGCGGCGCCGGTTACACCATCGACTTCCCCGTCGAGCGGATGATGCGCGATGCCAAGATCACCCAGATCTACGAAGGCACCAATCAGATTCAGCGCGTGGTGATGTCGCGGGCGCTGCTGCGTTGA
- the purE gene encoding 5-(carboxyamino)imidazole ribonucleotide mutase, giving the protein MDETPRVGVIMGSDSDWSVMADAAAALAEFDIPAEVRVVSAHRTPGVMFDYARGAADRGIEVIIAGAGGAAHLPGMVASATPLPVIGVPVPLARLDGMDSLLSIVQMPAGVPVATVSIGGARNAGLLAVRILGSSDPALRARIVAFQEQLAESVRAKDAALQQLQGKVTGE; this is encoded by the coding sequence ATGGATGAAACTCCCCGCGTGGGGGTGATCATGGGCAGCGACAGCGACTGGTCGGTGATGGCCGATGCCGCCGCGGCGCTGGCCGAGTTCGATATCCCGGCCGAGGTCCGGGTGGTCTCGGCGCATCGCACCCCGGGCGTGATGTTCGACTACGCCCGCGGCGCGGCCGACCGGGGCATCGAGGTGATCATCGCCGGCGCCGGGGGCGCCGCTCATCTGCCGGGCATGGTCGCGTCCGCGACGCCGCTGCCGGTGATCGGGGTGCCGGTGCCGCTGGCCAGGCTGGACGGGATGGACTCGCTGCTGTCGATCGTGCAGATGCCCGCCGGTGTGCCGGTGGCCACGGTCTCGATCGGCGGCGCCCGCAATGCCGGCCTGCTGGCCGTGCGGATACTCGGTTCCTCCGACCCGGCGCTGCGGGCCCGGATCGTCGCGTTCCAGGAGCAGCTGGCAGAAAGCGTGCGGGCCAAGGATGCGGCCCTGCAGCAGCTCCAGGGTAAAGTTACCGGCGAGTAG
- a CDS encoding 5-(carboxyamino)imidazole ribonucleotide synthase translates to MMAVPSTRTPLVAMVGGGQLARMTHQAAIALGQSLRVLALAADEPAAQVTPDVVIGSHTDLEDLRRVAAGADVLTFDHEHVPTELLEKLVAEGVNVAPPPHALVHAQDKLVMRRRLEALGAAVPRYAGIENLDELDAFAARMGGPVVVKAVRGGYDGRGVRMARDPLHAREIAATFLADGVPVMAEEQVNLRRELSALVARSPFGQGAAWPVVETVQSDGICVQVVAPAPDLPQGVAAAAQQLALRLADELGVVGVLAVELFETREGALLVNELAMRPHNSGHWTMDGSRTSQFEQHLRAVLDYPLGDTDAIAPVTVMANVLGAPAGSGPPQMAVDERLHHLYARMPDARVHLYGKDERPGRKVGHVNFLGGDVADLPKLRERAELAAHWLSHGQWADGWDPHG, encoded by the coding sequence ATGATGGCCGTGCCGAGTACACGCACTCCGTTGGTCGCCATGGTCGGCGGCGGTCAACTTGCCCGGATGACGCACCAGGCCGCGATCGCGCTGGGGCAGAGCCTGCGGGTGCTGGCCCTCGCCGCCGACGAGCCTGCCGCGCAGGTCACCCCCGATGTGGTGATCGGCTCGCACACCGATCTCGAAGACCTGCGCCGGGTTGCGGCCGGCGCCGACGTGCTGACCTTCGACCACGAACACGTCCCGACCGAGCTGCTGGAGAAGCTGGTCGCCGAGGGCGTCAATGTGGCACCGCCGCCGCACGCTTTGGTGCACGCTCAGGACAAGCTCGTGATGCGCCGCCGGCTGGAAGCCCTCGGTGCCGCGGTGCCGCGGTATGCCGGTATCGAGAACCTGGATGAGCTGGACGCCTTTGCCGCACGCATGGGCGGCCCCGTGGTCGTGAAAGCGGTCCGTGGAGGTTACGACGGGCGCGGGGTGCGGATGGCCCGCGACCCTTTGCACGCCCGCGAAATCGCGGCCACCTTCCTGGCCGATGGGGTGCCGGTGATGGCCGAGGAGCAGGTGAACCTCCGCCGCGAACTGTCGGCGCTGGTGGCCCGCTCGCCGTTCGGCCAGGGCGCGGCGTGGCCGGTGGTGGAGACGGTGCAATCCGACGGCATCTGCGTGCAGGTGGTCGCCCCCGCGCCGGACCTGCCCCAGGGTGTGGCCGCGGCCGCCCAGCAGCTGGCGCTGCGGCTGGCCGACGAACTCGGCGTGGTCGGAGTGCTCGCGGTCGAGCTGTTCGAGACCCGCGAGGGCGCTCTGCTGGTCAACGAGCTCGCGATGCGGCCGCATAACTCCGGGCACTGGACGATGGACGGGTCGCGCACCAGCCAGTTCGAACAGCATCTGCGGGCGGTGCTCGACTACCCGCTCGGCGACACCGATGCCATCGCGCCGGTGACCGTGATGGCCAACGTGCTGGGCGCCCCAGCGGGTTCAGGGCCGCCGCAGATGGCCGTCGACGAGCGGTTGCACCACCTGTACGCGCGGATGCCCGACGCCCGGGTGCACCTGTACGGGAAGGACGAGCGCCCGGGCCGCAAGGTCGGGCACGTCAATTTCCTGGGCGGGGACGTCGCGGACTTGCCGAAGCTGCGTGAACGCGCCGAGCTGGCGGCACACTGGTTGTCACATGGGCAGTGGGCGGACGGATGGGATCCACATGGATGA
- a CDS encoding GtrA family protein → MSFADATIARLPAAFQPYAQRHHEFIKFAIVGGTTFIIDSAIFYTLKLTILDTKPVTAKVIAGIVAVIASYVLNREWSFRNRGGRERHHEALLFFAFSGVGVLLSMAPLWVSSYVLQLREPTVSLTVENIADFISAYIIGNLLQMAFRFWAFRRWVFPDQFARDPDKALESALTAGGIAEVFEDEVESGNVTLLRAWRNRASRNTQLGDSSEPRVSKTS, encoded by the coding sequence GTGTCCTTCGCCGATGCCACAATCGCGCGCCTGCCAGCGGCCTTTCAGCCCTATGCACAGCGCCATCATGAATTCATCAAATTTGCCATCGTCGGGGGCACCACCTTCATCATCGACTCGGCAATTTTTTACACCCTCAAGCTGACGATTCTGGACACCAAGCCGGTGACGGCCAAGGTGATCGCGGGCATTGTCGCGGTCATCGCGTCCTACGTGCTGAACCGGGAGTGGAGCTTCCGCAACCGGGGCGGCCGCGAGCGCCATCACGAGGCGCTGCTGTTCTTCGCGTTCAGCGGCGTGGGCGTGCTGCTGAGCATGGCGCCGCTGTGGGTTTCCAGCTACGTGCTGCAGCTGCGGGAGCCGACGGTGTCGCTGACGGTGGAAAACATCGCCGACTTCATCTCGGCCTACATCATCGGCAACCTGCTGCAGATGGCATTTCGCTTCTGGGCGTTTCGGCGCTGGGTATTCCCCGACCAGTTCGCCCGCGACCCCGACAAGGCACTGGAATCCGCGCTCACCGCGGGCGGGATCGCCGAGGTATTCGAGGACGAGGTCGAATCCGGCAACGTCACCCTGCTGCGCGCCTGGCGCAACCGGGCGAGCCGGAACACTCAGCTCGGCGACTCCTCGGAACCCAGGGTGTCGAAAACTTCGTGA
- a CDS encoding PH domain-containing protein, which translates to MSYPDNALAAGEQVVIHRHPHWKRLIWPVVIFILVTGLAAFGSGYVNSTHWEQMAKNIVHGVIWGIWLVIVGWLTLWPFLSWLTTHFVVTNRRVMYRHGLLTRSGIDIPLARINSVEFRDKIWERPFRTGTLIIESASQDPLEFYNIPRLREVHALLYHEVFDTLGSEESPS; encoded by the coding sequence ATGAGCTATCCCGATAACGCCCTGGCCGCCGGCGAACAGGTCGTCATCCATCGCCATCCGCACTGGAAGCGATTGATCTGGCCCGTCGTCATTTTCATCCTGGTGACCGGATTGGCGGCGTTCGGTTCCGGCTACGTCAACTCCACGCACTGGGAGCAGATGGCCAAGAACATCGTCCACGGCGTCATCTGGGGGATCTGGTTGGTGATCGTCGGCTGGCTGACGCTGTGGCCGTTCTTGAGTTGGCTCACCACACATTTCGTCGTCACCAATCGACGCGTGATGTATCGGCACGGATTGCTGACCCGCAGTGGTATCGATATCCCGTTGGCGCGGATTAATAGCGTGGAATTCCGGGACAAGATTTGGGAGCGTCCGTTTCGCACCGGGACACTGATTATCGAGTCGGCGTCACAAGATCCGTTGGAGTTCTACAACATTCCGCGGCTGCGCGAGGTACACGCGCTGCTGTATCACGAAGTTTTCGACACCCTGGGTTCCGAGGAGTCGCCGAGCTGA
- a CDS encoding biotin--[acetyl-CoA-carboxylase] ligase — MTDRDQLRTPLDAAALRAELVGTGLGWRRLEVVEQTGSTNADLLARAAAGTDIAGAVLIAEHQTAGRGRHGRGWTASPRAQITMSVAVSVVDVPVTGWGWLPLATGVAVVDAVAPLLQPTGVELGLKWPNDVLAGGGKLAGILAEVARPVVVIGLGLNVTQAPEEVDGPGATSLFDLGVAALDRDQLVRTVLRELGGRIVAWQAARGADWQLAADYRARSLTIGTRVRAQLPGGKEIVGTASGIDDHGRLCLETGNETVVVSAGDVVHLRG, encoded by the coding sequence GTGACAGACCGAGATCAGCTCCGAACGCCATTGGATGCGGCCGCCCTGCGCGCCGAGCTCGTCGGGACCGGATTGGGTTGGCGGCGACTCGAAGTCGTCGAGCAGACCGGTTCCACGAATGCCGATCTGCTGGCCCGCGCGGCGGCCGGCACCGACATCGCCGGGGCGGTGCTGATCGCCGAACATCAGACCGCCGGTCGCGGGCGGCACGGCCGCGGCTGGACGGCTTCGCCGCGGGCACAGATCACGATGTCGGTCGCGGTGAGCGTCGTCGACGTCCCGGTCACCGGGTGGGGCTGGCTGCCGCTGGCCACCGGTGTGGCGGTGGTCGACGCCGTGGCCCCGCTACTGCAACCGACCGGGGTGGAACTGGGCCTCAAGTGGCCCAACGATGTGCTGGCCGGTGGTGGCAAGCTGGCCGGAATCCTGGCCGAGGTCGCGCGGCCGGTCGTGGTAATTGGCTTGGGGCTCAACGTGACTCAGGCGCCAGAGGAGGTCGACGGGCCGGGGGCGACCTCGCTGTTCGACCTGGGCGTGGCCGCGCTGGACCGCGACCAGCTGGTTCGCACCGTGTTGCGCGAGCTCGGGGGGCGAATCGTCGCGTGGCAGGCCGCGCGCGGGGCCGACTGGCAGTTAGCCGCCGACTACCGGGCGCGCAGCCTGACCATCGGAACCCGGGTGCGCGCGCAGCTGCCCGGCGGCAAGGAAATCGTCGGCACCGCCAGCGGTATCGACGATCACGGCCGGCTGTGTTTGGAGACCGGTAACGAGACCGTCGTCGTTTCTGCCGGTGACGTCGTACATTTGCGGGGCTAA